One Paenibacillus thermoaerophilus genomic window carries:
- a CDS encoding carbohydrate ABC transporter permease, with protein sequence MYHKTVPYRIFTAFNTVGLLMLSLLCVIPLVHVLAVSFSAKSAADANLVVLWPVDFTLEAYKKTIDNPVFLHSIWVSVLRTVTGTALTLLLAVTAAYPLSKETSVFRGRNVYAWIFVFTMIFNGGLVPFYIVIQKLGLVNTFWVLIIPGAVNVWLTILLLNFFRGIPKELEEAALIDGAGHFRTLFHIYLPVSLPALATLTLFSMVFHWNSWFDGLLYLSNSRDYPLATFLQTVIIQRDMSSMSFDPKEMELISQKTVKAAQIFIGALPVLIVYPFLQKFFVKGLVLGSVKG encoded by the coding sequence ATGTACCACAAGACGGTTCCGTACCGGATTTTTACGGCGTTTAACACGGTCGGCCTGCTGATGCTGTCGCTGCTGTGCGTCATCCCGCTCGTTCACGTGCTGGCCGTGTCGTTCAGCGCCAAATCGGCGGCCGATGCCAATCTGGTCGTGTTGTGGCCGGTCGATTTCACCCTCGAAGCCTACAAAAAAACGATCGACAATCCGGTTTTCCTGCATTCGATCTGGGTCTCCGTGCTGCGAACCGTAACCGGCACGGCCCTTACGCTGCTGCTTGCGGTGACCGCGGCTTATCCGCTGTCCAAGGAAACCTCCGTATTTCGCGGGCGCAACGTATACGCGTGGATCTTTGTTTTTACGATGATCTTTAACGGAGGGCTTGTCCCGTTCTACATCGTCATCCAGAAGCTCGGCCTGGTCAATACGTTCTGGGTGCTGATTATCCCCGGCGCGGTGAACGTATGGCTGACGATTTTGCTGCTGAACTTTTTCCGCGGCATCCCGAAGGAACTGGAGGAAGCGGCTTTGATCGACGGAGCGGGACATTTCCGGACGCTGTTCCACATCTATTTGCCCGTGTCGCTTCCGGCGCTGGCGACGCTGACGCTGTTCAGCATGGTGTTCCACTGGAATTCCTGGTTCGACGGCCTGCTGTACTTGAGCAATTCCAGGGACTATCCGTTGGCCACGTTCCTGCAGACCGTCATTATTCAACGCGACATGAGCTCGATGAGCTTCGATCCGAAGGAGATGGAGCTGATCTCGCAGAAAACGGTCAAGGCGGCGCAAATTTTTATCGGCGCTCTGCCGGTGCTGATCGTGTATCCGTTCCTGCAGAAGTTTTTCGTCAAAGGGCTTGTATTGGGCTCGGTCAAAGGATAA